A section of the Leminorella richardii genome encodes:
- a CDS encoding GntP family permease, whose amino-acid sequence MTTVSAIGAIAALVVAIVLILRKVSPAYGMMAGALVGGLIGGADLVQTVTLMVTGAQGITNAVLRILAAGVLAGVLIESGAANTIAETVVKKVGETRALLALAIATMILTAVGVFIDVAVITVAPIALSIARRADLSKTAILLAMIGGGKAGNVMSPNPNAIAASDAFHVPLTSVMMAGIVPGLFGLVIAYFLAKRLTNKGSKVTAEEVISHDTSVKQPGFLAAISAPLVAILLLALRPIAGIAIDPLIALPVGGLVGALMMGRIRQSNTFMMAGLARMAPVAIMLLGTGTLAGIIANSALKEVLIDGLTASGLPPYLLAPISGAIMSMATASTTAGTAVAAGVFSQTLLDLGVTALAGAAMIHAGATVLDHLPHGSFFHATGGSVNMQIRERLGLLPYETLIGFVIAAVSTLMFGVFGLAG is encoded by the coding sequence ATGACGACAGTATCCGCAATTGGAGCCATTGCCGCACTGGTAGTGGCTATCGTTTTAATCTTACGAAAGGTTTCACCGGCGTACGGCATGATGGCCGGGGCGCTAGTGGGCGGGCTTATCGGCGGTGCCGATCTGGTACAAACAGTGACACTGATGGTCACTGGCGCACAGGGGATCACAAATGCTGTGCTGCGGATCTTGGCTGCTGGCGTTCTGGCTGGGGTGCTGATTGAGTCCGGCGCTGCTAACACGATAGCTGAGACGGTTGTGAAAAAAGTGGGGGAGACGCGAGCGCTGTTGGCGCTGGCGATTGCCACCATGATCCTGACTGCCGTGGGTGTGTTTATTGACGTTGCGGTGATCACCGTTGCGCCGATTGCTCTGTCTATTGCGCGACGGGCGGATCTGTCAAAAACCGCCATTCTGCTAGCGATGATCGGCGGCGGTAAGGCAGGAAACGTGATGTCGCCTAACCCAAACGCGATTGCCGCGTCGGACGCGTTCCACGTTCCTCTGACCTCTGTCATGATGGCGGGTATCGTTCCCGGCCTTTTTGGATTAGTCATCGCTTACTTTCTTGCCAAGCGTTTAACCAATAAAGGCAGCAAAGTGACGGCGGAAGAGGTAATTTCACACGACACTTCTGTAAAGCAGCCCGGTTTTCTTGCTGCCATTAGTGCGCCTTTAGTTGCAATATTGCTGCTGGCACTGCGTCCTATTGCCGGAATAGCGATTGACCCGCTGATCGCGCTGCCTGTCGGTGGCCTGGTTGGCGCGCTGATGATGGGACGTATTCGCCAAAGTAATACGTTCATGATGGCCGGGCTGGCACGCATGGCTCCGGTTGCCATTATGCTGTTGGGTACCGGGACTCTAGCGGGCATTATTGCCAACTCAGCGCTGAAAGAAGTGCTAATTGATGGCTTAACGGCATCTGGGCTGCCGCCTTACCTGCTGGCTCCGATTTCTGGTGCCATTATGTCTATGGCGACAGCGTCTACGACTGCGGGTACTGCGGTTGCAGCGGGAGTATTCAGTCAGACCCTGCTTGATTTAGGCGTGACAGCTCTTGCCGGCGCGGCGATGATTCACGCGGGCGCTACTGTTCTGGATCACCTCCCACACGGCAGTTTTTTCCACGCCACCGGCGGCAGTGTGAATATGCAAATCCGCGAACGCTTAGGGCTACTGCCTTATGAAACCCTGATTGGTTTTGTGATTGCGGCAGTATCTACTCTGATGTTTGGCGTATTTGGTCTGGCGGGGTAG
- a CDS encoding glycerate kinase — protein MKIVIAPDSFKESLSAMAVATAIEQGFREIYPDAQYVKLPMADGGEGTVESMVEATQGRYIQQQVMGPQGTPVMARWGLLGDGKTAIIEMASASGLHHVAPSERNPLTTTSFGTGELILAALEQGVEHILLGIGGSATNDGGAGMLQALGVSLLDGSGRELVLNGGALTSLASIELSGVDARLAHVSITVACDVNNPLCGPNGASAIFGPQKGATPEMIDTLDSALSAYGALIQRATGRDVMNVPGAGAAGGMGAALLGVLNAQLRPGVDIVIQTLGLEPLVADADLVITGEGRLDSQSVCGKTPIGVARAAKRYDKPVIALAGGLLPDHGVVYGQGLDAAFSILTQVVTLSDALAEAEYNLRVTARNVASVWKLAQSSVVQSVS, from the coding sequence ATGAAGATAGTTATTGCGCCTGATTCCTTTAAGGAAAGTCTGTCAGCCATGGCTGTGGCTACTGCCATTGAGCAGGGGTTTCGCGAAATTTACCCTGATGCTCAGTATGTGAAACTGCCGATGGCAGACGGCGGAGAGGGAACAGTTGAGTCCATGGTGGAGGCCACTCAGGGGCGCTATATTCAGCAGCAGGTGATGGGGCCACAGGGTACGCCAGTGATGGCGCGTTGGGGGCTTTTAGGTGATGGCAAAACTGCCATTATAGAGATGGCTTCGGCATCTGGGCTGCATCACGTTGCTCCGAGCGAACGAAATCCGTTAACGACTACCAGCTTTGGCACCGGTGAGCTTATTTTGGCGGCGTTAGAGCAGGGGGTTGAGCACATTCTGTTAGGTATTGGCGGAAGTGCAACCAACGACGGTGGTGCAGGCATGCTGCAGGCGCTAGGCGTTTCATTACTTGATGGCTCAGGCCGTGAACTGGTTCTGAACGGCGGAGCGCTGACGTCGCTGGCATCCATCGAGCTTAGCGGTGTTGATGCCAGACTGGCCCATGTTTCTATTACGGTAGCCTGTGATGTCAACAACCCGCTGTGCGGCCCTAACGGCGCGTCGGCGATTTTCGGGCCTCAAAAAGGCGCGACGCCGGAAATGATTGATACGCTGGACAGCGCGCTGTCGGCCTATGGCGCGCTGATTCAGCGCGCGACGGGTCGTGACGTAATGAATGTACCGGGAGCCGGTGCGGCAGGAGGTATGGGAGCCGCACTCTTGGGCGTATTAAATGCCCAACTGCGTCCCGGTGTTGATATTGTGATTCAAACTTTGGGGCTGGAGCCTTTGGTGGCAGACGCCGATCTGGTGATTACTGGGGAAGGGCGACTCGATAGCCAGAGCGTCTGTGGCAAAACGCCGATTGGCGTAGCACGAGCCGCCAAGCGCTACGACAAGCCGGTCATTGCGCTTGCGGGGGGACTGCTGCCGGATCACGGGGTTGTTTATGGACAGGGATTGGACGCTGCGTTTTCTATTCTTACTCAGGTTGTCACGCTTTCAGACGCACTGGCGGAGGCGGAGTACAACCTGCGCGTAACGGCGCGTAACGTTGCTAGCGTTTGGAAATTGGCACAATCCAGTGTAGTACAGTCAGTATCCTAG
- a CDS encoding autotransporter outer membrane beta-barrel domain-containing protein, whose translation MQLKTSLSAIALFTALSLPQSVYAESICGDLPHVTFGGDATFSGDLDGNSCLEIGAWNYGGQGGYAGQALNLNMLDGSVLSVLGFMTDSTVNTGATAYISKEPHIAWDDYDATVPALGTNINVNGGLIRVFDGGTLQDSFLNGGTVYVSNSGGTDDPGRSIRNEVNSGGRLYVYLGGTSENSVVNQGGYEYVQQQGIATGTKINSGGIQFVRLDGLAKNAEINSGGFQYVTSDGVSDGSVINNGALQYVYNGGIANNTTINSGGVQYLYISGSDPASVAGVAHGAKVYGTGAQKVQQGGRASNVELFDNAEQSVYSNSFADNVTIHNSAKSWLSTGSRLEGTTQVYDNGQVQLTSAAGVNGAYAENVVLNGENTMLLAIANSADTDTASVGALSGTGKVRFISGVDGVTGEAIYSRLDVNSLSGSLHFLFNASIENNRGDYLLVTNGSGSHKVSVADSGAEITQPDQRSLDLITDQSRGASFALADLSGTAINAVDGGTYMYSLNHREENGSEVWYLSAAKDVPSTPNPDPDPNPNPNPDPGGTLPPTVKPGTTTPSTDAVLSMAVAPSLIFNNELQNLRFRKGMVEQNAGDAGAWVRLTDGQSRINSDHTDFKLTQSGVEVGVDRIVNSENGKMLLGGFSSYGTAKVKHARGGNSNLDSYSVGAYATYFSNAGWYVDGVLKYNHFNNDLKAVSTNGTGIRGDYSQNALGGSLESGYRIDAAYSVWVEPYAKLTYVQVEGKDVKLSNGMKGSIDDQDSFTTELGMNLGRTFSIGANSSITPYVKAAWVREYIDNNKVTINDRNTFNTDLSGDMGKYGVGVSAIVNKEISVFAEVDYAKGGDREDPMQGNLGIRYSF comes from the coding sequence ATGCAATTGAAAACCTCACTTTCCGCTATTGCGCTGTTTACCGCACTGTCTTTACCACAATCCGTTTATGCAGAGAGTATCTGTGGCGATCTGCCTCATGTGACCTTTGGTGGCGATGCCACGTTTTCCGGAGATCTGGATGGCAACAGCTGTTTGGAAATCGGCGCGTGGAACTACGGTGGGCAAGGTGGCTATGCCGGGCAGGCGCTAAACCTCAATATGTTAGACGGTAGCGTGCTAAGCGTTCTTGGATTTATGACCGACTCAACGGTAAACACGGGTGCAACGGCCTATATTTCTAAAGAGCCTCATATAGCCTGGGACGACTACGACGCAACGGTACCTGCACTGGGTACCAATATTAACGTAAACGGCGGCTTGATCCGCGTTTTTGACGGCGGTACGCTGCAGGATTCTTTCCTTAACGGCGGTACGGTGTACGTCTCTAACAGCGGCGGAACCGACGATCCCGGTCGCTCTATTCGTAACGAAGTAAACAGCGGCGGTCGGCTGTACGTCTATTTGGGCGGTACCAGTGAAAACAGTGTGGTTAATCAGGGCGGCTATGAATACGTTCAGCAGCAGGGTATTGCGACTGGCACCAAGATTAATTCGGGCGGTATTCAGTTTGTTCGTCTGGACGGTTTGGCCAAAAATGCTGAAATAAACAGCGGTGGTTTTCAGTACGTCACGAGCGACGGCGTGTCTGACGGCTCTGTGATAAATAACGGCGCTTTGCAGTACGTATATAACGGCGGTATTGCCAACAATACAACGATAAATAGCGGCGGCGTTCAGTATTTATATATTAGCGGCTCGGATCCTGCGTCTGTTGCTGGCGTTGCTCACGGCGCTAAAGTCTACGGCACGGGCGCCCAGAAGGTTCAGCAGGGTGGTCGAGCATCGAACGTAGAGCTGTTTGATAACGCAGAGCAAAGCGTGTACAGCAATTCATTTGCCGATAATGTGACCATTCACAATAGCGCGAAATCCTGGCTGTCTACAGGTTCACGTCTGGAAGGTACAACTCAGGTTTATGATAACGGTCAGGTTCAGTTGACGTCGGCAGCCGGAGTGAACGGCGCCTATGCAGAAAATGTGGTGCTGAACGGCGAAAACACCATGCTGTTGGCTATTGCTAACTCAGCCGATACGGATACGGCCAGCGTGGGTGCGCTTAGCGGTACCGGTAAGGTTAGATTTATTAGCGGTGTTGATGGCGTAACGGGAGAGGCTATTTATTCTCGCCTTGACGTGAATAGCCTGTCGGGCAGCCTGCACTTTTTGTTTAACGCGTCTATTGAGAATAACCGGGGTGACTACCTGCTGGTAACTAATGGCAGCGGTAGCCATAAAGTGTCCGTGGCAGATTCCGGTGCAGAAATTACTCAGCCCGATCAGAGAAGTCTGGATTTGATTACCGATCAAAGCCGCGGCGCTAGCTTTGCGCTGGCGGATCTCAGCGGAACGGCGATTAATGCCGTTGACGGCGGTACCTATATGTATAGCCTGAATCACCGTGAAGAAAACGGCAGTGAAGTGTGGTACCTGAGTGCGGCAAAAGATGTACCTTCAACGCCAAACCCAGATCCGGATCCAAACCCGAATCCAAATCCAGATCCCGGCGGTACTCTGCCACCGACTGTTAAGCCGGGAACAACGACGCCAAGTACTGATGCGGTGCTGTCAATGGCGGTTGCTCCTTCGCTGATCTTTAACAACGAGCTGCAAAACCTGCGTTTTAGAAAAGGTATGGTAGAGCAAAACGCCGGTGATGCCGGAGCGTGGGTAAGGCTGACCGATGGGCAGAGCCGCATTAACTCTGACCATACTGACTTTAAGCTAACGCAGTCTGGCGTTGAAGTGGGTGTCGACCGCATTGTTAACAGCGAAAACGGCAAAATGCTTCTGGGGGGCTTTAGCAGCTACGGAACGGCGAAAGTAAAACATGCGCGCGGTGGTAACAGTAACCTCGATAGCTACAGCGTTGGGGCGTATGCGACCTATTTCAGCAATGCGGGCTGGTATGTGGACGGCGTGCTGAAGTACAACCACTTTAATAACGATCTAAAAGCGGTATCGACAAACGGCACGGGCATTCGCGGTGACTATAGCCAAAATGCGTTGGGTGGCTCGCTGGAGTCTGGCTATCGCATTGACGCGGCCTATAGCGTTTGGGTTGAACCCTATGCGAAGCTGACCTATGTGCAGGTTGAAGGCAAAGACGTTAAGTTGAGCAACGGCATGAAGGGCAGTATCGACGATCAGGACTCTTTCACTACCGAACTGGGGATGAATCTGGGTCGTACTTTCAGCATCGGCGCGAACAGCTCCATCACACCTTATGTGAAGGCTGCCTGGGTGCGTGAGTATATTGACAATAATAAAGTCACTATCAACGACCGTAATACCTTTAACACCGATCTTTCCGGTGATATGGGCAAATACGGCGTAGGCGTGAGCGCGATCGTCAATAAGGAAATCTCGGTATTCGCCGAGGTGGACTATGCGAAGGGCGGAGATCGGGAAGATCCGATGCAGGGTAACCTAGGCATTCGCTACAGCTTCTAA
- a CDS encoding sugar diacid recognition domain-containing protein, giving the protein MNAIQTNYLKDSTARQIVQRTMSIIPYSVNVMDEFGMIIASGEPSRLHQRHEGAVLALTENRVVEIDLATANRLKGVRPGINLPINFRDRLIGVLGITGEPDEVRAYAELVKMASEMIIEQTAMLEQKQWDRRYREELIQQLILRDRPPASLSAMVSYLGINLSQPRVVLIVELQQPDSEALRSLMDYFDYSARDHLVTFTDFNELIILKPIALHQDEWDTQLEMVELQRIKHYAESSGFSRIIVGGYFPGEGGLRRSYQTAKSAQAMVRRLKLKNQYIFYDDYALASLLGGLSDSWQAEELSKIWLRLIEQDPKGVLQTTLRHYFEQNCDLSQTALCLHVHVNTLRYRLQKVEDITGINISNLKQLFWLYVGMELQR; this is encoded by the coding sequence ATGAATGCCATCCAAACAAACTATTTAAAAGATTCAACAGCTCGCCAGATTGTACAGCGCACCATGAGTATTATTCCCTATTCAGTGAACGTCATGGACGAGTTCGGGATGATTATTGCCTCTGGAGAACCCTCTCGCCTTCATCAGCGCCATGAAGGTGCGGTGTTGGCTCTGACAGAAAATCGTGTGGTGGAGATTGACTTGGCGACGGCCAATCGGCTTAAGGGAGTTAGGCCAGGTATTAATTTGCCGATTAACTTTCGCGATCGGCTGATTGGCGTTTTGGGTATTACCGGTGAACCCGATGAAGTTCGCGCTTACGCTGAGCTGGTTAAAATGGCGTCGGAGATGATTATCGAGCAGACGGCGATGCTTGAGCAAAAGCAGTGGGATCGGCGCTACAGAGAGGAGTTGATTCAACAGCTGATACTAAGAGACCGCCCGCCGGCTTCTCTTAGCGCGATGGTGTCCTATTTGGGGATTAATCTGAGCCAGCCGAGAGTGGTGCTTATCGTTGAGCTGCAGCAGCCAGATAGCGAAGCGCTGCGCAGCCTGATGGACTACTTTGACTACAGCGCACGGGATCATCTGGTGACTTTTACTGACTTTAACGAGCTGATTATTCTAAAGCCGATTGCCCTGCATCAGGACGAATGGGACACTCAGCTGGAGATGGTGGAGCTTCAGAGAATTAAACACTACGCTGAGTCTTCCGGCTTTTCCCGCATTATCGTCGGCGGCTATTTCCCTGGGGAGGGTGGTCTACGGCGCTCTTATCAAACAGCCAAGTCTGCGCAGGCTATGGTGAGACGACTTAAGTTAAAAAATCAGTATATATTTTATGACGATTACGCACTGGCCTCTCTGCTGGGCGGTCTGTCGGACAGCTGGCAGGCTGAGGAGCTGTCAAAAATTTGGCTGAGGCTTATCGAACAAGATCCAAAGGGCGTTCTGCAAACAACACTGCGCCACTATTTTGAACAGAACTGTGATCTTTCTCAAACTGCCCTTTGCCTACACGTTCACGTGAATACGCTTCGGTATCGATTGCAGAAGGTAGAGGATATAACGGGCATAAATATCAGTAACTTGAAACAGCTTTTCTGGCTGTATGTCGGCATGGAGCTTCAGCGCTAG
- a CDS encoding MBOAT family O-acyltransferase, which produces MNFFSLDFFYCFLLLFLLYWSFRPSVLIQNGLLLVASYIIIGSFSLGSAGVLLVYSLLIYGLARFAYRTESKKTGYLLLALLVCAFFVVFKYYPFFRESLQLSLNQIGLAGSLPTLDILVPLGLSFYAFHSVSYVVSVARKEIAPAPLFDLLLYLSFFPSVVAGPINRATVFLPQIRPPYLRELRFFKRAIALIALAIAKLFLCSAFLAENYVNAVFETPDSYSPLQTLTAVYAYAWQIYFNFSGYTNLVTGMALLLGFYVPKNFDAPYLSLNLQEFWKRWHISLSTFIRDYVYIPLGGNRHGFLRKNANLMAAMVLSGIWHGAGVNFIIWGALHGLGLVILNGAKELKLFSALPSGPAVRFFARLLTFHYVCFAWIFFRANDLDTAVAVLHNLSNLSLSAFVYGAGAGTVWLFLLFYTLYPLWARFRTALSNAANALPWYTYPVPLVVFLTLIFIFAPAGIPGFIYANF; this is translated from the coding sequence ATGAACTTTTTTTCATTGGATTTTTTTTACTGCTTTTTGCTGCTTTTTTTACTGTACTGGTCTTTTCGCCCTTCAGTATTAATACAAAACGGCCTACTTCTCGTTGCTAGCTACATCATCATTGGCTCATTTTCTCTGGGTTCCGCTGGCGTTCTGCTGGTCTACAGCCTGCTGATTTACGGCCTGGCTCGGTTTGCCTACCGAACAGAAAGCAAGAAAACCGGCTATCTGCTGTTAGCGCTCTTGGTGTGCGCTTTCTTTGTCGTTTTCAAATACTATCCGTTTTTTCGAGAAAGCCTGCAGCTAAGCCTGAATCAAATCGGACTGGCAGGCAGTCTTCCCACACTGGATATTCTGGTTCCCCTAGGGCTTTCCTTCTACGCGTTTCACTCCGTCAGCTACGTTGTGTCTGTCGCGAGAAAAGAGATCGCCCCTGCGCCACTGTTCGATCTTCTGCTCTATCTCAGCTTTTTTCCAAGCGTTGTTGCAGGCCCAATCAACCGCGCGACGGTATTTTTACCGCAGATTAGGCCGCCATATTTGCGTGAACTGCGCTTTTTCAAACGCGCCATTGCCCTGATTGCTTTAGCTATCGCTAAGCTGTTCTTATGCAGCGCCTTTCTGGCGGAAAACTACGTTAATGCAGTCTTTGAGACGCCGGACAGCTACTCACCGCTGCAAACGCTGACAGCGGTCTATGCCTACGCGTGGCAGATCTACTTCAATTTTTCAGGCTATACCAACCTAGTGACCGGTATGGCGCTGCTGCTTGGCTTCTACGTGCCAAAAAACTTTGACGCCCCGTATCTGTCCCTCAACCTGCAAGAGTTTTGGAAGCGCTGGCATATCAGTCTGTCGACCTTTATTCGGGACTATGTCTATATCCCACTGGGGGGCAACCGCCACGGCTTTCTGCGCAAAAATGCCAACCTGATGGCGGCAATGGTACTTTCCGGCATCTGGCACGGCGCGGGTGTTAACTTTATTATTTGGGGCGCGCTGCACGGCCTTGGTCTAGTGATTCTCAACGGCGCGAAAGAGCTAAAGCTGTTTTCAGCACTTCCGTCTGGCCCCGCCGTCCGCTTTTTTGCGCGCCTGCTGACGTTTCACTACGTCTGCTTCGCCTGGATTTTCTTCAGAGCGAACGATCTGGATACCGCAGTAGCTGTTCTGCACAACCTGTCTAACCTGTCTCTCTCCGCCTTTGTGTATGGCGCTGGGGCTGGCACTGTCTGGCTGTTTTTACTGTTTTATACTCTTTACCCCCTGTGGGCTCGCTTTAGAACGGCACTGTCGAATGCCGCGAACGCGCTCCCTTGGTACACCTATCCTGTACCGCTGGTGGTCTTCTTAACGCTGATTTTTATTTTTGCCCCTGCTGGAATTCCGGGATTTATCTATGCCAACTTCTAA
- a CDS encoding DUF459 domain-containing protein — translation MPTSNSSSPTLLRVYQVLYILLLTALGLVWLNQRSLSLYWQQQFHQQSPWANVDNPLWLAGGRFVPALEAGKEAFVASLNAEKEASVEFIPALDMSTLMPPSLNWQGVRRLAHPHTSESAPVPERSTADKTPAHPEATIVLTSQGKVLFAGDSMMQGVAPHMMKTLSKEFGIKSINLSKQSTGLAYPGFFNWPKTIEETLEKEGNVELLVVFLGPNDPWDMPPAKNARFLKFKSPEWETLYRTRIAAILESAQRHHSHVIWVGPPNMRKPALSDGINYLNMLYHSEVTAAQQMYISANEIFGYQGVDYSDYLEDGDKKIKLRTDDGTHFTPTGQRMIAQRILSVISVAAPPSLEPTPN, via the coding sequence ATGCCAACTTCTAACAGCAGCAGCCCAACGCTGCTGAGGGTTTATCAAGTTCTCTACATTCTACTGCTCACAGCCCTTGGACTCGTGTGGCTAAACCAGCGCTCGCTATCGCTCTACTGGCAGCAGCAGTTTCACCAACAGAGCCCGTGGGCCAACGTGGACAATCCGCTGTGGTTGGCAGGTGGCCGTTTTGTCCCTGCACTAGAGGCAGGCAAAGAGGCTTTCGTCGCCTCGCTGAACGCTGAGAAAGAGGCCTCCGTGGAATTTATTCCGGCATTAGATATGTCTACTTTGATGCCGCCGTCCCTAAACTGGCAGGGTGTACGCCGTCTGGCGCATCCCCATACCAGTGAAAGCGCCCCTGTTCCGGAGCGTTCAACAGCCGACAAAACACCTGCACATCCGGAAGCCACTATCGTTCTGACCTCTCAGGGGAAAGTGCTGTTCGCCGGCGACTCCATGATGCAGGGTGTGGCACCACACATGATGAAAACGTTGTCCAAAGAGTTTGGCATCAAAAGCATCAATCTCAGTAAACAGAGTACCGGCCTTGCCTACCCCGGCTTCTTTAACTGGCCCAAAACTATTGAAGAAACGCTGGAAAAGGAAGGCAACGTTGAGCTGCTAGTGGTTTTCCTTGGCCCCAACGACCCATGGGATATGCCGCCGGCCAAGAATGCCCGTTTCCTGAAGTTCAAAAGCCCAGAATGGGAAACGCTCTATCGCACCCGCATTGCCGCTATACTGGAAAGCGCACAGCGCCACCACAGCCACGTGATCTGGGTAGGTCCGCCAAATATGCGTAAACCTGCGCTGTCAGATGGGATAAACTATCTAAATATGCTCTACCATTCCGAGGTTACCGCCGCCCAGCAGATGTATATTTCAGCCAACGAGATCTTTGGCTATCAGGGTGTCGACTATTCAGACTATCTGGAAGATGGCGATAAAAAAATAAAGCTCAGAACCGATGATGGCACTCACTTCACCCCAACAGGGCAGAGAATGATCGCACAGCGTATACTCTCTGTAATCAGCGTTGCTGCACCACCCAGCTTGGAACCAACGCCTAACTGA
- a CDS encoding protein bax, translating to MTSLVFKIIGSAVLILSMGLSSAWASTGTMSHQEYSLNDKLESLPDLRKYPSGTQRKKAFLNAVVPIIDKQNALIRQDREWLLRKRLSQTWSVKDIARLQQICSNYRMQCVSDPKKVRWGELLKRVDTLPTHLVVAQAAAESGWGTSKLAQVNNNLFGMRCGSKSCGDTGSVKGYSSYGSVDDSVRAYMLNMNSHGAYNKLRESRAELRNQGDTVTADHLVNKLGRYSERGASYSRFLQRVLDNNEHLIIQAQNDVDTAALRDES from the coding sequence ATGACTTCACTCGTTTTTAAAATAATAGGATCGGCAGTGCTCATTTTGAGCATGGGATTATCGAGCGCCTGGGCATCAACAGGCACGATGAGCCATCAAGAGTATTCTCTCAATGATAAGCTGGAAAGCCTACCCGACTTGAGAAAATACCCTTCGGGCACTCAACGGAAGAAGGCCTTTTTAAACGCCGTAGTTCCTATTATAGACAAACAAAACGCACTCATTCGTCAGGATCGAGAATGGCTGCTAAGAAAGCGTCTGTCGCAGACATGGAGCGTGAAAGATATCGCTCGTTTGCAGCAGATTTGTTCAAACTATCGTATGCAGTGTGTCTCCGATCCCAAGAAGGTGAGATGGGGTGAACTGCTGAAGCGCGTTGATACGCTGCCGACTCACCTCGTGGTGGCGCAGGCAGCAGCAGAGTCCGGTTGGGGTACATCCAAACTGGCTCAGGTTAACAATAATCTATTTGGTATGCGCTGCGGCAGTAAAAGCTGCGGTGACACAGGCAGCGTTAAGGGGTACTCCTCTTACGGCTCAGTGGATGATTCGGTGCGTGCCTATATGCTGAATATGAACAGTCACGGTGCCTACAACAAGCTGCGTGAGTCTCGGGCTGAGCTGAGAAACCAGGGGGATACGGTAACTGCCGATCACTTGGTCAATAAGCTGGGCCGCTACTCTGAACGAGGGGCGTCCTACAGTCGGTTCCTTCAGCGGGTGTTAGACAACAACGAACATCTGATTATTCAGGCGCAGAACGACGTTGATACTGCAGCCCTCCGGGATGAATCCTGA
- a CDS encoding SGNH/GDSL hydrolase family protein, whose translation MNARQLKILLPAASLLCALSLVSCHTTQEGDTQTKKKTDGIHYGQLTNYGEKRIANLANRLTNARSQSVHIVQLGDSHTAADFFSGQLRARLQQRFGDGGPGFVSPLAVPGQRHGLVGFNQEKKAWQLYTSRKDARGDFPIGGLIASPDAEQAHVTLRLYSKDTSPYLVSALYRASGDTSLAFGGRTLSLTDTHGQWTFSPTTQLTFPTEIAASRQGNLALGGWLIQAPQPGVMLTPLGINGATLTMVDKWQPQWIDTLVELKPDMVILAYGTNEAFNDTLDLAQYQSQLEQKISTIRQALPNAAVLLVGPSDSIKNRKGESCQDMQPTRLSGVIEAQKAAAQSQRALFWDWRAFMGGECAVTRWADAGDARPDGVHLSQNGYKRSADGLFEQLMDLLGR comes from the coding sequence ATGAATGCACGACAATTAAAGATACTTTTGCCCGCCGCCAGCCTGCTCTGCGCGCTTTCTCTGGTTTCTTGCCATACAACGCAAGAGGGAGACACCCAGACGAAAAAGAAAACCGACGGCATCCACTACGGGCAGTTGACCAACTACGGTGAAAAACGCATAGCGAATCTTGCCAATCGGCTAACTAACGCCCGCAGTCAGAGCGTTCATATCGTTCAGTTAGGGGATTCCCATACGGCCGCTGACTTCTTTAGCGGTCAGCTTCGGGCTCGGCTACAGCAGCGCTTCGGCGACGGCGGCCCCGGCTTTGTTAGTCCTCTGGCGGTTCCCGGCCAGCGCCACGGTTTAGTCGGCTTCAATCAAGAGAAAAAGGCCTGGCAGCTCTATACCAGCCGAAAAGACGCGCGGGGAGACTTCCCCATCGGAGGCCTGATTGCCAGCCCAGATGCCGAACAGGCGCACGTAACCCTGCGACTCTATAGCAAAGATACCTCTCCCTATCTGGTCAGCGCACTGTACCGCGCCAGCGGTGATACGAGCCTTGCCTTTGGCGGCCGCACTCTTTCTCTTACCGACACTCACGGGCAGTGGACATTTTCCCCAACCACACAGCTGACGTTCCCAACGGAAATCGCTGCATCTCGTCAGGGAAATCTGGCGCTGGGCGGTTGGCTCATTCAGGCACCACAGCCTGGCGTAATGCTAACGCCTCTTGGTATTAACGGCGCGACGTTGACCATGGTCGACAAGTGGCAGCCGCAGTGGATAGACACTCTGGTCGAACTAAAGCCTGATATGGTTATTTTGGCCTACGGCACTAACGAAGCGTTCAACGACACGCTGGATCTCGCTCAGTACCAGTCGCAGCTAGAACAGAAAATTTCGACTATACGTCAGGCGCTACCCAACGCAGCCGTTTTACTGGTTGGCCCTTCTGACAGCATCAAAAACCGTAAAGGTGAAAGCTGTCAAGACATGCAGCCGACACGCCTTAGCGGCGTGATTGAAGCCCAAAAAGCGGCGGCGCAGTCACAGCGCGCACTGTTTTGGGACTGGCGAGCCTTCATGGGCGGCGAATGCGCCGTGACGCGCTGGGCTGACGCTGGAGATGCCCGCCCCGACGGAGTACACCTGTCGCAAAACGGCTATAAGAGAAGCGCTGACGGGCTGTTTGAACAACTGATGGATCTTCTTGGCCGCTAA